A window of Actinobacillus suis ATCC 33415 contains these coding sequences:
- a CDS encoding alanine/glycine:cation symporter family protein: MDFIVSGFENLLTWIVNTVDGPLWDVTILLLLGVGMFFTITTGLVQLRLLPRSIQEMWGGRSAEGNSLTPFQAFATGLASRVGVGNIGGVATAIALGGPGAVFWMWITALMGMSSAFAESSLAQLYKTRDPNGMFRGGPAYYITRGLKFKPMAIAFAVTLIFTFGFAFNAVQSNSIVAATSKAWEWDGQYVGVVLVIVTGIIISGGVKLIGQVSSKIVPMMALFYLIIAVIILGMNIERVPSVLALIIDSAFDFSAAAGGMFGTLVSKTMLMGIKRGLFSNEAGMGSAPNSAATSDAKHPASQGLIQMLGVFVDTMVVCTCTAVIILMSDNYGSDTLKGVELTQTALQYHLGEFGLHFLAFILLLFCYTSIIGNYAYAETNIRYIKNKPWFVWGFRIIVLFFVYFGAVRDGGIVWAFADTVMASMAVINLIAILILAPIVWRLLKDYIRQVKAGQDPVFKIEEHQDLIHRGVDPLIWKSKND; encoded by the coding sequence ATGGATTTTATTGTTTCAGGCTTTGAAAACCTGCTGACGTGGATTGTCAACACTGTTGACGGGCCGCTTTGGGACGTAACTATTCTTCTACTTTTAGGCGTCGGAATGTTTTTTACCATTACTACCGGTTTGGTGCAATTACGTTTATTGCCGAGAAGTATCCAAGAAATGTGGGGCGGACGTTCAGCAGAAGGGAACTCACTTACACCGTTTCAGGCATTTGCAACCGGTTTAGCAAGCCGAGTCGGTGTGGGCAACATCGGCGGTGTAGCAACTGCCATTGCATTAGGTGGACCAGGCGCAGTCTTTTGGATGTGGATTACTGCATTAATGGGAATGAGTTCTGCATTTGCGGAATCTTCGCTTGCACAGTTATATAAAACTCGTGACCCGAACGGTATGTTCCGTGGTGGTCCTGCTTATTATATTACACGTGGTCTAAAATTTAAGCCGATGGCGATTGCGTTTGCGGTGACACTAATTTTTACTTTCGGTTTTGCGTTTAATGCCGTGCAATCGAACTCTATTGTGGCGGCAACCAGTAAAGCTTGGGAATGGGACGGACAATATGTCGGCGTTGTACTAGTGATCGTAACCGGTATTATCATTTCGGGTGGTGTTAAGCTTATCGGTCAAGTTTCCTCTAAAATTGTACCGATGATGGCATTATTTTATCTGATTATTGCCGTGATTATTCTTGGAATGAATATTGAGCGGGTTCCATCGGTATTAGCGTTAATTATTGATAGTGCATTTGATTTCTCGGCAGCAGCTGGCGGTATGTTTGGTACATTAGTATCAAAAACCATGCTAATGGGGATCAAACGTGGTTTATTCTCGAATGAAGCAGGTATGGGCTCAGCACCGAATTCCGCTGCAACGTCAGACGCAAAACATCCGGCAAGCCAAGGTTTAATCCAGATGTTGGGTGTATTTGTTGATACAATGGTGGTTTGTACTTGTACCGCAGTGATTATCTTAATGTCGGATAATTACGGTAGTGACACCTTGAAAGGCGTTGAATTGACTCAAACCGCATTACAATACCATTTAGGTGAGTTTGGCTTACATTTCTTAGCGTTCATCTTATTATTATTCTGCTATACCTCGATTATCGGCAACTATGCGTATGCAGAAACCAATATTCGTTATATTAAAAACAAACCTTGGTTTGTTTGGGGCTTCAGAATCATCGTGTTATTCTTCGTTTATTTCGGTGCAGTGCGTGACGGCGGTATTGTATGGGCATTTGCCGATACGGTAATGGCATCAATGGCGGTGATTAACTTAATTGCAATTTTAATCCTCGCACCAATTGTATGGCGCTTATTGAAAGACTATATCCGTCAAGTTAAAGCAGGACAAGATCCGGTATTTAAGATTGAAGAGCATCAAGATCTAATTCATCGTGGAGTGGATCCGTTGATTTGGAAGTCTAAAAATGACTAA
- a CDS encoding nickel/cobalt transporter, with the protein MRIESKSAIWLAVMFLVFFAIYQIYPVILYQVMIWQKAFNQQLSGSLTALSMHSQQAGMTLMLISFLYGVFHALGPGHGKFILTSYLSLEKTKLNQAMKISLLSALMQGIVAVSLVTVIVVVFTLSRSYFNFTLKWVERGSFVLMILFGTYWCYQALKNVSRKVKTTVQQKPNIRKISATPNLQKMSQIRPLVNAKPHIHTENCGCGHQHLPSSDQMQKAKDWKAQLMIILSIGARPCSGAILVLFLAYTLDLYIWGVASALVMAVGTGLTLSLFAWLVLVARNKAIRLSSWYISEQTSKKLVLFLKIAAGLGLILLGITLFHSSFIEITTGSGLLRR; encoded by the coding sequence ATGCGAATAGAAAGTAAATCTGCAATTTGGCTAGCGGTCATGTTTCTCGTATTTTTTGCTATTTACCAAATCTATCCGGTGATACTTTATCAGGTAATGATATGGCAGAAGGCATTTAATCAACAATTATCAGGCTCACTAACGGCGCTAAGTATGCATTCGCAACAAGCCGGTATGACATTGATGCTTATTAGTTTTCTCTACGGCGTATTTCATGCGTTAGGCCCGGGGCACGGTAAATTTATTTTGACCAGCTATCTTTCGCTTGAAAAGACTAAACTAAACCAAGCTATGAAGATCAGCTTATTATCTGCACTAATGCAAGGTATTGTCGCAGTGAGTTTGGTGACGGTGATTGTGGTGGTCTTTACCCTGTCTCGCAGCTACTTTAATTTTACGCTTAAATGGGTGGAGCGGGGCAGTTTTGTGTTGATGATTTTGTTTGGTACCTATTGGTGCTATCAAGCATTAAAAAATGTTTCACGGAAAGTAAAAACGACCGTGCAGCAAAAGCCTAATATTCGCAAAATCTCTGCAACTCCGAATTTGCAAAAAATGAGTCAAATTCGACCGCTTGTTAACGCTAAACCGCACATTCATACAGAGAATTGCGGCTGCGGTCATCAACATTTGCCTTCATCAGATCAAATGCAGAAAGCAAAAGATTGGAAAGCTCAGCTAATGATTATTCTAAGTATTGGTGCCAGACCTTGTTCCGGTGCAATTTTAGTTTTATTTTTAGCCTATACGTTGGATTTATATATTTGGGGGGTTGCTTCAGCGTTGGTAATGGCGGTCGGCACCGGTTTAACCCTAAGTTTATTTGCTTGGCTGGTTTTAGTCGCTCGCAATAAAGCGATTCGTTTAAGTTCGTGGTATATCTCTGAACAGACCAGTAAAAAATTGGTACTCTTTTTGAAAATTGCTGCAGGGCTTGGTTTGATTTTGCTAGGCATCACCTTATTTCATAGCAGTTTTATTGAGATTACGACTGGTTCTGGATTACTAAGACGATAA
- a CDS encoding DUF1007 family protein — translation MKLVKLFSIFPAVLFSSVLLAHPHSFVDLKNNVLVEGTKLKAFEMEWMLDEIASAELIYEVNNSPDKAATEKSITDEMTQTAIETHYFSYLYDAKDQPIKFSAKPLNTRFKIHGNRVVFYITIPLSKPHDLKNNPVRFYTYEPSYYMGMEYNSANTLSITNPQCKATLTQPKISNSLRLYASSLDKNQSPEMSDNEDNSLGAQFAQKVTVVCE, via the coding sequence ATGAAATTAGTAAAATTATTCAGTATATTTCCAGCGGTACTGTTTAGTTCGGTATTACTCGCACATCCGCATTCTTTTGTCGATTTAAAAAATAACGTCTTGGTAGAAGGGACAAAGCTAAAGGCGTTTGAAATGGAGTGGATGCTGGATGAGATTGCCTCAGCGGAATTAATTTATGAGGTAAATAATAGTCCAGATAAAGCGGCAACAGAAAAATCAATTACCGATGAAATGACGCAAACTGCGATTGAAACGCATTATTTCAGCTATCTTTATGATGCGAAAGACCAACCTATCAAATTTAGTGCGAAGCCACTTAATACTCGTTTTAAAATCCACGGCAATCGAGTTGTGTTTTATATTACGATCCCGTTAAGTAAGCCGCATGATCTCAAAAATAACCCTGTCCGCTTTTATACCTATGAACCCAGCTATTATATGGGGATGGAATATAATAGTGCTAATACATTGTCTATTACGAACCCTCAATGTAAAGCGACATTAACCCAACCGAAAATCAGTAATTCGTTACGTCTATATGCTTCCAGTTTAGATAAAAACCAATCGCCGGAAATGTCTGATAATGAAGATAATTCGTTAGGCGCTCAATTTGCACAAAAGGTAACCGTTGTATGCGAATAG
- the rplY gene encoding 50S ribosomal protein L25 translates to MSFKFEAEVRSAQGKGASRRLRHNGQVPAIIYGGNAEPVSIVLNHDNVNNAQIHDAFYSEVLTIVVAGKEEQVKVQAIQRHPTKPKLVHLDFKRV, encoded by the coding sequence ATGTCATTCAAATTTGAAGCTGAAGTTCGTTCTGCGCAAGGTAAGGGTGCGAGCCGCCGCCTGCGTCACAATGGTCAAGTTCCTGCAATCATCTACGGTGGTAACGCAGAGCCTGTATCAATCGTTTTAAACCACGATAACGTAAACAACGCACAAATCCACGATGCGTTCTATAGCGAAGTATTAACTATCGTTGTAGCGGGTAAAGAAGAGCAAGTTAAAGTACAAGCGATTCAACGTCACCCAACTAAACCAAAATTAGTTCACTTAGACTTCAAACGTGTTTAA
- a CDS encoding malic enzyme, translating to MSDLRQQALDFHEFPVPGKISVTPTKSLATQHDLALAYSPGVAEPCLEIEKDPAAARRYTARGNLVAVISNGTAVLGLGNIGALASKPVMEGKGVLFKKFAGVDVFDIEINEHDPDKLVDIIASLEPTFGGINLEDIKAPECFYIEKKLRERMGIPVFHDDQHGTAIIVGAAAVNGLQIVGKDISEVRLVVNGAGASAIACTNLLRSLGFKKENITMCDSKGVIYQGRGDNMDETKQFYAIEDKGWRTLADAVAGADVFLGCSKAGALSQDMIKTMAKDPLILALANPVPETTPHEAKAVRADAIVCTGRSDYPNQVNNVLCFPFLFRGALDVGATTINEEMKMAAAHAIADLAKEPVPFEVLSTYGELSFGPDYVIPTPFDPRLIVAVSSAVAKAAMDSGVATRPITDWDAYAKQVKALVA from the coding sequence CTTGCTACACAGCATGATTTAGCATTAGCTTATTCTCCGGGAGTTGCTGAACCTTGTTTAGAAATTGAAAAAGATCCGGCAGCAGCACGTCGTTATACCGCTCGTGGTAACTTAGTGGCAGTAATTTCAAATGGTACAGCTGTACTTGGTTTAGGTAATATTGGTGCATTAGCGTCTAAACCAGTAATGGAAGGTAAAGGTGTATTATTCAAAAAATTTGCCGGTGTTGATGTATTTGATATCGAAATTAATGAGCATGATCCGGATAAATTAGTTGATATTATCGCATCGTTAGAGCCAACTTTCGGTGGAATCAACTTAGAAGATATCAAAGCACCGGAATGTTTCTACATCGAGAAAAAATTACGTGAGCGTATGGGTATCCCAGTATTCCATGACGACCAACATGGTACGGCTATTATCGTAGGCGCAGCAGCGGTAAACGGTTTACAAATCGTAGGGAAAGATATTAGTGAAGTTCGTTTAGTGGTTAATGGCGCAGGCGCATCTGCAATTGCTTGTACTAACTTATTACGTTCATTAGGTTTCAAAAAAGAAAATATCACGATGTGCGATTCTAAAGGGGTGATTTACCAAGGTCGTGGCGATAATATGGATGAAACCAAACAATTCTATGCGATTGAAGATAAGGGTTGGCGTACACTTGCGGATGCGGTTGCAGGTGCGGACGTATTCTTAGGCTGTTCTAAAGCGGGTGCATTAAGCCAAGATATGATCAAAACTATGGCAAAAGATCCGTTAATTCTTGCATTAGCAAATCCAGTGCCTGAGACAACACCACATGAAGCGAAAGCAGTACGTGCGGATGCAATCGTATGTACCGGTCGTTCAGATTATCCGAACCAAGTAAATAACGTACTTTGCTTCCCATTCTTATTCCGTGGTGCGTTAGATGTAGGTGCAACAACTATTAATGAAGAAATGAAAATGGCTGCGGCACACGCAATTGCGGATTTAGCGAAAGAGCCGGTTCCATTCGAAGTATTATCAACCTATGGTGAATTATCATTTGGTCCGGATTATGTAATTCCAACACCATTCGATCCACGTTTAATTGTGGCAGTTTCATCAGCGGTTGCGAAAGCAGCAATGGATTCAGGCGTGGCAACTCGCCCGATTACCGATTGGGATGCGTATGCAAAACAAGTAAAAGCGCTAGTAGCTTAA